In Actinoplanes sp. NBC_00393, a single genomic region encodes these proteins:
- a CDS encoding S1 family peptidase, which translates to MRIRLLAALAGLTAGLIAPSAAQADDVTPYIIGGSTVSSAPWAAAVLSNGSFTCSGTIISANYVLTARHCISGTMSVRVGSVNRTSGGVTRTVSSTSTRYDLALMRLSSPVTTSYMPLSSAYPPVNSTNSIYGWGMTCYSGCSASTVLKTASVRVTSTNQTDAYGGRAIGSTRINGNAWRGDSGGPQVYNGAQVGVASTADGSSRQYYGSVAYNRAWITSVAGV; encoded by the coding sequence GTGCGCATTCGACTTCTGGCCGCACTGGCGGGACTCACCGCCGGTCTGATCGCGCCGTCCGCTGCCCAGGCGGACGACGTCACCCCGTACATCATCGGTGGGAGCACGGTCTCGTCCGCACCGTGGGCTGCTGCTGTGCTGAGCAACGGCAGCTTCACCTGTTCCGGCACGATCATCTCGGCCAACTACGTGCTGACCGCACGGCACTGCATCAGCGGCACGATGTCGGTCCGGGTCGGCAGCGTGAACCGTACGAGCGGCGGGGTGACCCGGACCGTCTCGAGCACGTCGACCCGCTACGACCTGGCGCTGATGCGGCTCAGCAGCCCGGTGACCACCAGCTACATGCCGCTGTCCAGCGCGTACCCGCCGGTCAACTCGACGAACTCGATCTACGGCTGGGGCATGACCTGCTACTCCGGATGCTCGGCGTCGACCGTGCTGAAGACCGCGTCTGTCCGGGTCACCTCGACCAACCAGACCGACGCGTACGGCGGCCGGGCGATCGGCAGCACCCGGATCAACGGCAACGCGTGGCGCGGCGACTCCGGTGGCCCGCAGGTCTACAACGGCGCCCAGGTGGGTGTCGCCTCGACGGCTGATGGGTCGAGCCGTCAGTACTACGGCAGTGTGGCTTACAACCGGGCCTGGATCACGTCAGTCGCCGGCGTCTGA
- the purS gene encoding phosphoribosylformylglycinamidine synthase subunit PurS, whose amino-acid sequence MARVVVDVMLKPEILDPQGQAVANALPRLGVTDVSSVRIGRRIEIDFAGEPDLDRAREIADKLLANPVIEDFDVRIVEAAAAEVA is encoded by the coding sequence GTGGCTCGCGTCGTGGTCGACGTCATGCTCAAGCCGGAGATCCTGGACCCGCAGGGTCAAGCGGTGGCGAATGCGCTGCCCCGGCTCGGCGTCACCGATGTCTCCTCAGTCCGCATCGGTCGTCGGATCGAGATCGATTTCGCCGGTGAACCCGACCTCGATCGGGCCCGCGAGATCGCCGACAAGCTGCTCGCCAACCCCGTGATCGAGGACTTCGACGTCCGGATCGTCGAGGCTGCCGCGGCGGAGGTCGCCTGA
- the purQ gene encoding phosphoribosylformylglycinamidine synthase subunit PurQ — MTMRIGVVTFPGSLDDGDAARAARIAGAEAVRLWHGDPDLHGVDAVVLPGGFSYGDYLRCGAIARFAPVMESIIDAARGGLPVLGICNGFQVLCEAHLLPGALTRNQHLHFRNRDQWLRVEATDTAWTNRFTAGQEILIPVKNGEGCFVADQRTLDQLEAEGRVIARYIRGNPNGSQRDIAGITNEAGNVVGIMPHPEHAVEALTGPSLDGLGFFTSVLRSLAGASADGQLAGGQQR; from the coding sequence CTGACCATGCGGATCGGTGTGGTCACCTTCCCTGGTTCACTCGACGACGGGGATGCCGCCCGCGCTGCCCGGATCGCCGGCGCCGAGGCGGTCCGCCTCTGGCACGGCGACCCGGATCTGCACGGGGTGGACGCGGTCGTGCTGCCCGGCGGCTTCTCGTACGGCGACTATCTGCGGTGCGGCGCCATCGCCCGGTTCGCGCCGGTGATGGAGTCGATCATCGACGCCGCACGTGGCGGTCTGCCCGTGCTCGGCATCTGCAACGGTTTCCAGGTCCTGTGCGAGGCACATCTGCTGCCCGGCGCGCTGACCCGCAACCAGCACCTGCACTTCCGTAACCGGGATCAGTGGCTGCGGGTCGAGGCGACCGACACCGCGTGGACCAACCGGTTCACCGCGGGCCAGGAGATCCTCATCCCGGTGAAGAACGGCGAGGGCTGCTTCGTCGCCGACCAGCGCACGCTGGACCAGCTGGAGGCCGAGGGCCGGGTCATCGCCCGGTACATCCGCGGAAATCCGAACGGTTCGCAGCGCGACATCGCCGGGATCACCAACGAGGCCGGCAACGTCGTCGGCATCATGCCGCACCCGGAACACGCCGTGGAGGCGCTGACCGGCCCGTCGCTCGACGGCCTCGGCTTCTTCACCTCCGTCCTGCGGTCCCTGGCGGGGGCGTCCGCGGACGGTCAGCTCGCAGGGGGACAACAGCGATGA
- the purL gene encoding phosphoribosylformylglycinamidine synthase subunit PurL, with the protein MTTQPETATSGAEASRGVPNQPPAAAAPTNKPSGFAATDVLVNEFEDGPDTVQRAAATPDELQPHADLGLKDDEYDKIRQILGRRPTASELAMYSIMWSEHCSYKSSKVHLREFVAKVPKNTRMLAGIGENAGVVQISDKLAVTFKVESHNHPSYVEPYQGAATGVGGIVRDILAMGARPVAVMDPLRFGAADHPDTARVLPGVVAGIGGYGNCLGLPNIGGEIVFDPCYQGNPLVNALSIGVLPVERLQKKEATGVGNVVVLLGARTGRDGIGGVSVLASATFDEEAEQRRPSVQVGDPFMEKLLIESCLELYDAGLVSGIQDLGGAGLTCALTETAAAAGTGMRVWLERVPLREASMSPTEILASESQERMLLIVTPENLKAVLDVAEKWGVWATAIGEVTPAAEDGTPGRLLITWNDHVVVDVPPGSLADDGPVYERPLREPSDLILLQADRAETLPRPANGDELRETVLRMVASPNLCDKSWVTEQYDRYVLGNTVLAQPEDSGVLRIDEETNLGVALSVDGNGRFARLDPYEGAKLALAEAYRNVAVTGAEPIAVTDCLNFGSPEDPAVMWQFAQAVRGLADGCQQLGTPVTGGNVSFYNQTGAAAIHPTPVVGVMGLFDEVARRVPMGFKSAGDVLFLLGETRVELSGSEWAWVTHGHLGGRPPKVDLTAEQALGALMGRASKAGLVSAAHDLSDGGLSQVLVESALRYNVGATVTLPEDGNTPFVHLFSESAGRALVAVPRGHEKAFTALAAELGVPCTAIGVTSQEAALEVQGQFSIPLDELRTAYSSTLPNLFGGTAELVSRHADTPATETVRSVTLEITDPQAPGGPIGTA; encoded by the coding sequence ATGACCACGCAGCCGGAGACGGCCACCAGCGGGGCCGAGGCCTCGCGCGGCGTGCCGAACCAGCCGCCGGCGGCGGCCGCACCGACGAACAAGCCGAGCGGCTTCGCCGCCACGGATGTGCTGGTCAATGAGTTCGAGGACGGTCCGGACACGGTGCAGCGCGCGGCGGCCACGCCGGACGAGCTGCAGCCGCACGCCGACCTCGGGCTCAAGGACGACGAGTACGACAAGATCCGTCAGATCCTCGGCCGCCGGCCCACCGCGTCCGAGCTGGCGATGTACTCGATCATGTGGAGCGAGCACTGCTCCTACAAGTCGAGCAAGGTGCACCTGCGCGAGTTCGTCGCCAAGGTGCCGAAGAACACCCGGATGCTGGCCGGCATCGGCGAGAACGCCGGTGTGGTGCAGATCTCCGACAAGCTCGCGGTGACCTTCAAGGTCGAGTCGCACAACCACCCCAGCTACGTCGAGCCGTACCAGGGCGCGGCCACCGGGGTCGGCGGCATCGTCCGCGACATCCTGGCGATGGGCGCCCGCCCGGTCGCGGTGATGGACCCGCTGCGGTTCGGCGCGGCCGACCACCCGGACACCGCACGGGTGCTGCCCGGCGTGGTGGCCGGCATCGGTGGCTACGGCAACTGCCTGGGCCTGCCGAACATCGGCGGCGAAATCGTCTTCGACCCGTGCTACCAGGGCAACCCGCTGGTCAACGCGCTGAGCATCGGCGTGCTGCCGGTCGAGCGGCTGCAGAAGAAGGAAGCCACCGGCGTCGGCAACGTCGTCGTGCTCCTCGGCGCGCGGACCGGGCGGGACGGCATCGGCGGTGTCTCCGTGCTGGCCTCGGCGACCTTCGACGAGGAGGCCGAGCAGCGCCGTCCGTCGGTGCAGGTCGGCGACCCGTTCATGGAGAAGCTGCTGATCGAGAGCTGCCTGGAGCTGTACGACGCCGGCCTGGTCAGCGGCATCCAGGACCTCGGCGGCGCCGGCCTGACCTGCGCGCTCACCGAGACCGCCGCGGCGGCCGGCACCGGCATGCGGGTCTGGCTGGAGCGGGTCCCGCTGCGCGAGGCCTCGATGTCGCCCACCGAGATCCTGGCCAGCGAGTCGCAGGAGCGGATGCTCCTGATCGTCACCCCGGAGAACCTGAAGGCGGTGCTCGACGTCGCCGAGAAGTGGGGCGTCTGGGCCACCGCGATCGGCGAGGTCACCCCGGCCGCCGAGGACGGTACGCCGGGCCGCCTGCTGATCACGTGGAACGACCACGTCGTGGTGGATGTGCCCCCGGGCTCGCTCGCCGACGACGGGCCGGTCTACGAGCGCCCGCTGCGCGAGCCGTCCGACCTGATCCTGCTGCAGGCCGACCGGGCCGAGACGCTGCCCCGCCCGGCGAACGGTGACGAGCTGCGCGAGACCGTCCTGCGGATGGTCGCCTCGCCGAACCTGTGCGACAAGTCCTGGGTCACCGAGCAGTACGACCGGTATGTGCTCGGCAACACCGTGCTGGCCCAGCCGGAGGACTCCGGCGTGCTGCGCATCGACGAGGAGACGAACCTCGGCGTGGCGCTCTCGGTGGACGGCAACGGCCGGTTCGCCCGCCTCGACCCGTACGAGGGGGCGAAGCTGGCGCTCGCCGAGGCGTACCGGAACGTCGCCGTGACCGGCGCCGAGCCGATCGCCGTGACCGACTGCCTGAACTTCGGCTCGCCGGAGGACCCGGCCGTGATGTGGCAGTTCGCCCAGGCCGTACGCGGTCTGGCGGACGGCTGCCAGCAGCTGGGCACCCCGGTGACCGGTGGCAACGTCAGCTTCTACAACCAGACCGGCGCCGCGGCGATCCACCCCACCCCGGTGGTCGGTGTGATGGGCCTCTTCGACGAGGTGGCCCGCCGCGTCCCGATGGGCTTCAAGTCCGCCGGCGACGTGCTCTTCCTGCTCGGGGAGACCCGGGTGGAGCTCTCCGGTTCGGAGTGGGCCTGGGTGACCCACGGGCACCTGGGTGGCCGCCCGCCGAAGGTGGATCTGACGGCCGAGCAGGCGCTCGGTGCGCTGATGGGCCGGGCCTCCAAGGCCGGGCTGGTCAGTGCGGCGCACGACCTCTCCGACGGCGGTCTGTCGCAGGTGCTGGTGGAGAGCGCGCTGCGCTACAACGTCGGCGCGACGGTGACCCTGCCGGAGGACGGCAACACGCCGTTCGTCCACCTGTTCAGCGAGTCGGCCGGCCGGGCCCTGGTCGCCGTCCCGCGCGGTCACGAGAAGGCGTTCACGGCGCTCGCTGCCGAGCTCGGCGTGCCGTGCACCGCGATCGGTGTCACCTCGCAGGAGGCGGCGCTCGAGGTGCAGGGTCAGTTCAGCATCCCGCTCGACGAGTTGCGTACGGCGTACTCGTCGACCCTGCCGAACCTGTTCGGTGGCACGGCGGAGCTGGTGAGCCGGCACGCCGACACCCCCGCAACGGAGACGGTGCGGTCGGTCACGCTGGAGATCACCGACCCGCAGGCGCCGGGCGGCCCGATCGGTACCGCCTGA
- a CDS encoding sterol carrier family protein codes for MSPAHNNSESVTEALDALDRGVEPERPALRDAVRALLTELSRRAPGRSVEVRIPPFGAIQCVAGPRHTRGTPPNVVETDPVTWLLVATGRLEWNAAVRDGRLRASGVRTDLSEYLPLTGQ; via the coding sequence GTGTCCCCTGCGCACAATAATTCCGAGTCCGTGACCGAGGCGTTGGACGCGCTGGACCGGGGTGTCGAACCCGAGCGTCCGGCGCTGCGTGATGCCGTCCGAGCACTGCTGACCGAGTTGTCCCGCCGAGCACCTGGCCGATCGGTCGAGGTCCGGATTCCACCTTTCGGTGCGATTCAGTGTGTTGCCGGTCCGCGGCACACCCGTGGCACACCGCCCAATGTGGTCGAAACGGATCCGGTGACATGGCTGCTCGTGGCCACCGGGCGGTTGGAGTGGAACGCGGCGGTTCGTGACGGACGTCTCCGCGCGAGCGGCGTACGGACCGATCTGTCCGAGTACCTGCCGCTCACCGGGCAATGA
- the purM gene encoding phosphoribosylformylglycinamidine cyclo-ligase, with protein MTHVSERNSAGSNGAEGADRQLWTAGGGRGTRKRSATYAEAGVSIHAGDRAVELLKSKVKKTTRPEVMGDLGGFSGLFRLNTQKYKSPILASSTDGVGTKLVIAQQLDIHDTIGIDLVAMVVDDLVACGAEPLFLLDYIACGEVVPDKVAEIGAGIADGCRYAGCALLGGETAEHPGVLRPDEYDVSATGVGVVEESEILGKERVEVGDAVIAMRSSGLHSNGYSLVRHVLLGAGRMRLDTVVDDFGTQRTLGEELLTPTKIYAKDCLGLIEETDVRAFSHVTGGGIPGNLVRILPDHVDAVVDRSTWRPQPIFDLIQAKGRIEDSEMEATFNMGVGMFAIVSSDDADRAMAYLTGRGIEAWQVGEVLEGTGEVQMMGSYTRG; from the coding sequence GTGACGCACGTGTCCGAGCGCAACAGTGCCGGATCGAACGGCGCCGAAGGCGCGGACCGCCAGCTGTGGACAGCGGGTGGCGGCCGCGGCACTCGTAAGCGCTCGGCGACGTACGCGGAAGCGGGTGTCTCGATCCACGCCGGTGACCGTGCCGTCGAGCTGCTCAAGTCGAAGGTGAAGAAGACCACCCGGCCCGAGGTGATGGGCGACCTGGGCGGCTTCTCCGGCCTGTTCCGGTTGAACACGCAGAAGTACAAGAGCCCGATCCTGGCCTCGTCCACCGACGGTGTCGGCACCAAGCTGGTGATCGCGCAGCAGCTGGACATCCACGACACGATCGGCATCGACCTGGTCGCCATGGTCGTCGACGACCTGGTGGCCTGCGGCGCCGAGCCGCTGTTCCTGCTCGACTACATCGCCTGCGGCGAGGTCGTCCCGGACAAGGTGGCCGAGATCGGCGCCGGCATCGCCGACGGCTGCCGCTACGCGGGTTGTGCCCTGCTCGGTGGCGAGACCGCCGAGCACCCCGGCGTGCTCCGCCCCGATGAGTACGACGTGTCGGCGACCGGTGTGGGCGTGGTCGAGGAGAGCGAGATCCTCGGCAAGGAGCGGGTCGAGGTCGGCGACGCGGTCATCGCGATGCGCTCGTCGGGTCTGCACTCCAACGGCTACTCCCTGGTCCGGCACGTGCTCCTCGGCGCCGGCCGGATGCGGCTGGACACCGTGGTCGACGACTTCGGCACCCAGCGGACCCTGGGTGAGGAGCTGCTCACCCCCACCAAGATCTACGCCAAGGACTGCCTGGGCCTGATCGAGGAGACCGACGTCCGGGCGTTCTCGCACGTCACCGGCGGCGGCATCCCCGGCAACCTGGTGCGGATCCTGCCCGACCACGTGGACGCGGTCGTCGACCGGTCCACCTGGCGCCCGCAGCCGATCTTCGACCTCATCCAGGCGAAGGGCCGGATCGAGGACTCCGAGATGGAAGCCACGTTCAACATGGGCGTCGGCATGTTCGCGATCGTCTCCTCGGACGATGCGGATCGTGCGATGGCCTACCTGACCGGCCGCGGTATCGAGGCGTGGCAGGTCGGCGAGGTCCTGGAGGGCACCGGCGAGGTGCAGATGATGGGCTCCTACACCCGCGGCTGA
- the purF gene encoding amidophosphoribosyltransferase translates to MPRGDGRLTDDLDPQERGPQDACGVFGVWAPEEEVSKLTYFGLYALQHRGQEAAGIAVSDGSGVVVYKDIGLVSQVFDEPTLASLRGHLAIGHARYSTTGGSNWENAQPTIRATPAGTTIALAHNGNLVNTAELAKEVADRGLEVGDATSDTALVTTLLASRPDLSVEAAALELLPTLRGAFSFVFMDENTLYAARDPQGVRPLVLGRMERGWVVASETAALDITGASFVREVEPGEIIAIDEHGLRSSRFAAPEPKGCLFEYVYLARPDTTIAGRNIYSARVEVGRKLAHEHPVEADLVIGVPESGIPAAIGYAEASGIPYSAGFMKNAYVGRTFIQPSQTIRQLGIRLKLNPLREVVRGKRIVVIDDSIVRGNTQRAQIRMLREAGALEIHVRISSPPVKWPCFYGIDFATRAELIANGLEIDGIRRSIGADSLGYVSLDGLVQATEQPKTRLCMACFDGQYPIELPAGDLIGKHVLEGVGRRASMPGASPEATDAAVAELESDYEAREYSEEDRPVSTPLVGSPGGAGALHRP, encoded by the coding sequence GTGCCCCGAGGCGACGGCCGGTTGACCGACGATCTCGACCCCCAGGAACGCGGCCCCCAGGATGCCTGTGGCGTCTTCGGCGTCTGGGCCCCCGAGGAAGAGGTTTCCAAACTCACCTACTTCGGGCTTTACGCTCTCCAGCACCGCGGCCAGGAAGCCGCCGGCATCGCGGTGAGTGACGGCTCGGGAGTCGTCGTCTACAAGGACATCGGCCTGGTCTCCCAGGTCTTCGACGAGCCGACGCTGGCCAGCCTCCGCGGTCACCTCGCGATCGGCCACGCCCGCTACTCCACCACCGGCGGGTCGAACTGGGAGAACGCGCAGCCCACGATCCGGGCCACGCCGGCCGGGACGACCATCGCGCTGGCTCACAACGGCAACCTGGTCAACACCGCCGAGCTCGCCAAGGAGGTTGCGGATCGCGGCCTCGAGGTGGGCGACGCCACATCCGACACCGCTCTGGTCACCACTCTTCTCGCCAGCCGCCCCGACCTTTCGGTCGAGGCCGCGGCGCTGGAGCTGCTGCCGACTCTGCGCGGCGCCTTCAGCTTCGTCTTCATGGACGAGAACACTCTGTACGCGGCACGCGACCCGCAGGGCGTACGTCCTCTGGTCCTCGGCCGGATGGAGCGCGGCTGGGTCGTCGCCAGCGAGACCGCCGCGCTCGACATCACCGGCGCCAGCTTCGTCCGTGAGGTCGAGCCGGGCGAGATCATCGCGATCGACGAGCACGGCCTGCGGTCCAGCCGCTTCGCCGCGCCCGAGCCCAAGGGCTGCCTGTTCGAGTATGTGTATCTGGCCCGGCCGGACACCACGATCGCGGGCCGCAACATCTACTCCGCGCGCGTCGAGGTCGGCCGCAAGCTGGCCCACGAGCACCCGGTCGAGGCCGACCTGGTGATCGGCGTGCCCGAGTCGGGGATCCCGGCCGCGATCGGCTACGCCGAGGCCTCCGGTATTCCGTACAGCGCGGGCTTCATGAAGAACGCGTATGTCGGTCGCACCTTCATCCAGCCCTCGCAGACGATCCGCCAGCTCGGCATCCGGCTGAAGCTGAACCCGTTGCGCGAGGTCGTGCGCGGCAAGCGGATCGTGGTGATCGACGACTCGATCGTGCGGGGCAACACGCAGCGGGCCCAGATCCGGATGCTGCGGGAGGCCGGAGCGCTCGAGATCCACGTCCGGATCTCCTCGCCGCCGGTGAAGTGGCCCTGTTTCTACGGCATCGACTTCGCCACGCGCGCCGAGCTGATCGCCAACGGCCTGGAGATCGACGGCATCCGCCGCTCGATCGGCGCCGACAGCCTGGGCTATGTTTCGCTGGACGGCCTGGTTCAGGCGACCGAGCAGCCGAAGACGCGTCTCTGCATGGCCTGCTTCGATGGGCAGTACCCGATCGAGCTCCCGGCCGGGGATCTCATCGGTAAGCACGTGCTGGAGGGTGTCGGGCGGCGGGCCAGCATGCCGGGCGCCTCACCGGAGGCGACCGACGCGGCCGTCGCCGAGCTCGAGTCCGACTACGAGGCCCGTGAGTACTCGGAGGAAGACCGCCCGGTGTCGACTCCGCTGGTCGGCAGCCCCGGTGGCGCCGGCGCGCTGCACCGCCCGTGA
- the purB gene encoding adenylosuccinate lyase has product MTIPNVLAARYASTDLVTLWSPEEKIRMERRLWLAVLRAQRDLGVAVPEGVVEAYEAVLDQVDLDSIAARERVTRHDVKARIEEFSELAGFEQIHKGMTSRDLTENVEQLQIRASLELVRNRVVATLARLAALAVEHSDLVMTGRSHNVAAQATTLGKRFASAAEELLIAYERLDDLISRYPLRGIKGPVGTAADQLDLLDADFDKLARLEAKVAEHLGFARVLSSVGQVYPRSLDFDVVSALAQVVAGPSSLATTIRLMVGQELVTEGFKPGQVGSSAMPHKMNTRSSERVNGLAVIVRGYLSMVGELAGDQWNEGDVSCSVVRRVALPDAFFATDGLFQTFLTVLDEFGAYPAVIARELDRFLPFLATTKVLVAAVRKGVGREVAHEVIKEHAVAVALAMREKGAAVNDLFDRLATDERLQLSRAEIDTLVADRAAFVGAAPAQVSAVADRIAAIVARHPEAAGYAPAPIL; this is encoded by the coding sequence GTGACCATCCCGAACGTGCTTGCGGCCCGCTATGCCTCCACCGACCTCGTCACCCTCTGGTCCCCGGAGGAGAAGATCCGGATGGAGCGCCGGTTGTGGCTCGCCGTCCTGCGGGCTCAGCGTGACCTCGGCGTGGCCGTCCCGGAGGGTGTCGTCGAGGCGTACGAGGCGGTGCTCGACCAGGTCGACCTGGACTCCATCGCGGCCCGGGAGCGGGTCACCCGGCACGACGTGAAGGCGCGCATCGAGGAGTTCAGCGAGCTCGCCGGCTTCGAGCAGATTCACAAGGGGATGACCTCCCGCGACCTGACCGAGAACGTCGAGCAGCTGCAGATCCGCGCCTCGCTCGAGCTGGTCCGCAACCGGGTCGTGGCCACTCTGGCCCGGCTCGCCGCGCTCGCCGTGGAGCACTCCGACCTGGTCATGACCGGGCGCTCGCACAACGTCGCGGCGCAGGCCACCACGCTGGGCAAGCGGTTCGCCTCGGCCGCCGAGGAACTGCTGATCGCGTACGAGCGACTGGACGATCTGATCAGCCGGTATCCGCTTCGCGGCATCAAGGGCCCGGTCGGCACCGCGGCCGACCAGCTCGACCTGCTCGACGCCGACTTCGACAAGCTCGCCCGGCTGGAGGCCAAGGTGGCCGAGCATCTCGGGTTCGCCCGGGTGCTCTCCAGCGTCGGCCAGGTCTACCCGCGCTCGCTCGACTTCGACGTGGTCTCCGCGCTGGCCCAGGTGGTCGCCGGCCCCTCGTCGCTGGCCACCACGATCCGGCTGATGGTCGGCCAGGAGCTGGTCACCGAGGGCTTCAAACCGGGCCAGGTCGGCTCGTCGGCGATGCCGCACAAGATGAACACCCGGTCCTCGGAGCGGGTGAACGGGCTCGCGGTGATCGTCCGGGGCTACCTGTCGATGGTCGGCGAGCTGGCCGGCGACCAGTGGAACGAGGGTGACGTCTCCTGCTCGGTGGTCCGCCGGGTCGCCCTGCCGGACGCGTTCTTCGCCACCGACGGCCTGTTCCAGACCTTCCTGACCGTGCTGGACGAGTTCGGGGCGTACCCCGCGGTGATCGCCCGCGAGCTGGACCGGTTCCTGCCCTTCCTGGCCACGACGAAGGTGCTGGTCGCCGCCGTGCGCAAGGGCGTGGGCCGGGAGGTGGCGCACGAGGTGATCAAGGAGCACGCGGTCGCCGTGGCGCTCGCCATGCGGGAGAAGGGCGCCGCGGTCAACGACCTCTTCGACCGGCTGGCGACCGACGAGCGGCTGCAGCTCTCCCGGGCCGAGATCGACACCCTGGTGGCCGACCGGGCCGCGTTCGTCGGCGCCGCGCCGGCGCAGGTCAGCGCGGTGGCCGACCGGATCGCCGCGATCGTGGCCCGGCACCCCGAGGCCGCCGGATACGCGCCCGCGCCGATCCTCTAG
- a CDS encoding carboxypeptidase-like regulatory domain-containing protein, with protein MTTHLRGRATQAGAFLALVIGLVAGVQTAALADPPTVQIQSLSPAEVDSGSTVTMRYTVSNPGNGNGGGNQPGFVNIAVGGISCTGGDCSQGRQLEGSEDFEATLTAPNVNAGETRQITVTVTATVNGEAPGTDSQTITVRGPEAPQTVRQVSGRIKDNEGDKLSGVAVAMQDSGGHRYETTTNGDGGFSFTSSDSNPISPGAITVAALKEGFQSKTVNVQGTAGRSVNVPITLKKVAAASPSASPSVSASASAPATEAPAEEEEATDEATSAPAALDTNQTSAESEGSNWLLIIMGVLLVAAGIGAFVLVWLRRRNSGNDDDALDGPTPGFGGPGGAMAGGSPFDATRVAAPVGAGRGGDATMIAPAGGMPAGIGDAPTMIHRPVVEDEFPDPYGAPMPAAGGFGGGGNQWDDQGGGYGGDQQYPQQGNGYGATQAGGYGNEAAPQRYDEHTSLYQPEQPQRYDEHTNLYQPEQDGGYGGQQGGYGQQPGYGQQGGYDDQGGWGGQDDGYGAPQGGYGQQPGYGQPGGYDQQQYGGGYDQQQGQGGYDDQGGWGRQDDGYAPQQGGGYDQPQQPGQGGYRDQGGYYGGQQGQPQPGQQRPNRDWMDD; from the coding sequence GTGACAACGCACCTGAGAGGCCGAGCGACGCAGGCCGGTGCGTTCCTGGCGCTGGTCATCGGCCTGGTGGCCGGTGTGCAGACGGCTGCACTGGCGGACCCACCCACCGTGCAGATCCAGTCACTGTCGCCGGCCGAGGTCGACTCCGGAAGTACTGTAACCATGCGGTACACCGTTAGTAACCCCGGGAATGGAAATGGTGGCGGAAATCAGCCCGGCTTCGTGAATATCGCGGTCGGTGGCATTTCCTGCACCGGCGGTGACTGCAGCCAGGGCCGGCAGCTCGAGGGCTCGGAAGATTTCGAGGCGACCCTCACCGCGCCGAACGTGAACGCCGGCGAGACCCGGCAGATCACCGTGACGGTCACCGCCACGGTCAACGGCGAGGCCCCCGGCACCGACAGCCAGACGATCACGGTCCGCGGGCCGGAAGCGCCGCAGACGGTGCGCCAGGTGTCCGGCCGGATCAAGGACAACGAGGGTGACAAGCTCTCCGGTGTCGCGGTCGCCATGCAGGACAGCGGCGGCCACCGGTACGAGACCACCACGAACGGCGACGGCGGGTTCTCCTTCACCTCGTCGGACAGCAACCCGATCAGCCCGGGCGCGATCACCGTGGCCGCGCTGAAGGAGGGTTTCCAGAGCAAGACCGTCAACGTTCAGGGCACGGCCGGCCGCTCGGTGAACGTGCCGATCACCCTGAAGAAGGTCGCCGCCGCGAGCCCGTCCGCGTCCCCGTCGGTCAGCGCCTCGGCGTCGGCCCCGGCGACCGAGGCGCCGGCCGAGGAGGAAGAGGCGACCGACGAGGCGACCAGCGCCCCGGCCGCGCTCGACACGAACCAGACGTCCGCCGAGTCCGAGGGCAGCAACTGGCTGCTGATCATCATGGGCGTCCTGCTGGTGGCCGCCGGTATCGGCGCCTTCGTGCTGGTCTGGCTGCGCCGGCGGAACAGCGGTAACGACGACGACGCGCTCGACGGACCGACCCCCGGCTTCGGCGGGCCGGGCGGCGCGATGGCCGGTGGCAGCCCGTTCGACGCCACCCGGGTCGCGGCTCCGGTCGGCGCCGGGCGCGGTGGCGACGCCACGATGATCGCGCCGGCCGGCGGCATGCCCGCTGGGATCGGCGACGCCCCGACGATGATCCACCGGCCGGTGGTCGAGGACGAGTTCCCCGACCCGTACGGCGCTCCGATGCCGGCCGCGGGTGGCTTCGGTGGCGGCGGCAACCAGTGGGACGACCAGGGCGGCGGCTACGGCGGCGACCAGCAGTACCCGCAGCAGGGCAACGGGTACGGCGCGACCCAGGCCGGCGGCTACGGCAACGAGGCGGCCCCGCAGCGGTACGACGAGCACACCAGCCTGTATCAGCCCGAGCAGCCGCAGCGCTACGACGAGCACACCAACCTGTACCAGCCTGAGCAGGACGGCGGTTACGGCGGCCAGCAGGGTGGTTACGGCCAGCAGCCCGGGTACGGGCAGCAGGGTGGCTACGACGACCAGGGCGGCTGGGGCGGCCAGGACGACGGGTACGGCGCTCCGCAGGGTGGGTACGGCCAGCAGCCCGGGTACGGGCAGCCGGGCGGCTACGACCAGCAGCAGTACGGCGGCGGGTACGACCAGCAGCAGGGCCAGGGCGGTTACGACGACCAGGGCGGCTGGGGTCGCCAGGACGACGGCTACGCCCCCCAGCAGGGCGGTGGGTACGACCAGCCGCAGCAGCCGGGCCAGGGCGGCTACCGCGACCAGGGCGGCTACTACGGCGGCCAGCAGGGTCAGCCTCAGCCCGGTCAGCAGCGGCCGAACCGCGACTGGATGGACGACTGA